The genomic interval GATCAAGCCGGATGGCTTCCCAACGCTGCCGCTTTCCATCAAAACCGGTTTGGGCCAATGACAAAAGCCCCCTGGTAAGCTCCTGTAATTTTTCCGCCTGTTTGGTGATCTGAACCAGGCTTTGCTGATACCCCTCCACTGTTCTCTCTTTTGAAAGGGCCAGGTCGGCTTCTGCCACGATCGCCGTAAGGGGTGTTCGTAATTCGTGAGAGGCATTGCTCACAAAATTATTCTGAATCTCAAACGCCGTTTCCAGCCGATTGAGCATCAGGTTAAAGGTGCTTGTTAACTCCGCAATTTCATCCGCGCCTTCCTGTTCCTTTAACCGTAAATGAAGATTGCCCTCATTGATCTGTTTTACCCGGTTGATGATATCCCGGAAAGGCTTGAATGTTTTCTTGGAAAAATATCGCCCAACCGTATATATAAGCGCCACCGCAAAGATCAGGTTCACAAATTTGATGATGGCCAGATGCCGCATCATTTCAGTGCCATACTCATTGGTGGCGGACTTGATAACAATATAATTCCCCGATTCATCCTTATATAAAAACCCTGCAAAATGCCTGAACCGGATCTGGTCAAAGACCGTGGCGCCATCGGCTTTCGTGATATCCGCAATATATTTTTCGGTAAGGGGTTTGGGTATGGGTTTCTTTCCGGGCCCGGTTACACTGTCCAGCTTTAAAATGATCGCCTGCTCCTCAGGCAGCCGTTCCAAATATTGTTTCTCAATTTCCCGAAATGCTTCCGTTGACACTTCCCCTTGCTCAAATCGGTATTTGGAAGAAATGCGCGCCCGCAATTCAAGTCGCTTATGAAAATCATTGTTCGCGAAAGAACTGATAAAAATATAAACCACGATGTTCAGGATCAGAAAGATCGTAGCCGTGAGAATGGTAAATAGAAGGGTGGTCTTTGCTTGTATTTTCATATGGCTGCCTGCTTAAGCTTTCAGCATATATCCCATGCCGACTACCGTTTGAATGAATTTTTTGTCCGGGTTATTGCTGATTTTTTTCCGCAGGTAATTCACATATACATCCACCACATTTGTTCCCATATTAAAATCAATGCCCCAAACCTTTTCCAGGATCTCCATTCTTGACAATACCCTGTTTTTATTCCGGACAAAAAACTCAAGCAATCGAAATTCTGTAGAGGTAAGCGCAACCGGTACCCCATCCCTTTCCACTAATTTTGATTTGAAATCGATCCGAATTGTATCCAACTCCTGAACATCTTCCTCCTGTACCACCAGGCTCTTTCTGCGGTTCAGTGATTTTAAACGTGCTTCCAGTTCCGCAAACTTGAATGGTTTTACCAGGTAGTCATCCCCGCCAGCTTCAAGTCCGGCCACAATATTCTCTGTTGTACCCAGGGCGGTCAAAAAAAGAATAGGGGAATGGATCTTATTCTCCCGAAGCCTTCTGCATAACTCCATCCCACTCATACCTGGGAGCATGATATCCAGAATCAACACATCAAAGCTGTGGGCCAAGGCCATCTGCAAACCGACATTACCTTCCGGTGCTACTGAAATACTATAACCCTTCTCGGTAAGTCCCTTGTTTATTATTCCCGCAACATAAGGTTCATCTTCCACCAATAAAATCTTCATACTCAACTATATATTAAAAATAATTTCAATAAAAATGGCCGTTTTCTATCTTTACAAAGAAACCATCCATTTGTTCAGCACAAAACAAATTTTCGGTTGTAGGTGGCAGTGTGATTTATTGATTCGTCCAGATTTATAATTATCGATGTATAGAAATTACCAAATCAACAAACCCCCATCCATTAATATGAGAATTACAATCAAACTTGCACTTGCTTGCAGCTGCATACTGGCCTTCTCGGCTTTTAGTTTCCAACGAACTATTCAGGATAAATATCCCCTCAACGGAGAGTGGAAGCCCATTCGGCAAGAGATGGGAGGAAGGGCCATGCCTCCTGAATATTATGCCAAGCATCTCCTGGTACTTCAGGATACCAATTATGTTTTTACGGCAGAAAGCGTCGACATTGGTGTTTCAAAATATGCCGATGGGAAAATGGACATTACCGGAAAAGAAGGAGTAAATACCGGCAGATCGTTTAAAGCGCTTTACGAATTAAAGAAGGATACACTGAGTATCTGTTATAACCTGAAAGGTGATCAATACCCGGCCAGCCTCTCTACTCAGGGCCAACCGATGTACTTTCTATCCGTTTATATTCGAAATAATAAAGAATAGCGGTGTTGGTTCAGCTGTGCGGGACTTCCAGTCCCGCACAAATAGAAAGCCGCCTCTGGCGGCACCACCTATCCTAATCCCCCTCCTCCAACAAAAACAACTCCTCCACCGCCATACCAAAAACCTTCGCGATCTTCAACGCCAGTACGGTTGAAGGCACATACTTATTACTTTCCATGGCATTGATCGTTTGTCGGGATACGCTGACCTTTTCTGCCAGGTCAGCCTGGGTTATATTGAGCCGGGCGCGCTCTATTCGGATATTGTTTTTCATGACTGCAGGCTTTTTCTTCTTTCCAAATAAAGTACAAGGTTGAAACGAATCACAAAAAGAATCAACGTCGTACAGATATTATACGCCATGATCGTCAAAAACAATTCATTGTAAAAAAGTATGATCGAAACCATAATGAACAATGAATTGATCAGGACAGCCCACAACAAAGACTCCAATCTTAATTGCATGATCCGTTCATCTTCGTCCTTTTCCCTTGAAAAAGCCATTAACAACAGCCCACAGGTCAACAATACCCCACCCAACTCATCGGTGAAATTGTTTTGGTGAAGGTTAAAAAGAAACCCCTCATTAAAACTAAAATGCTCCGAGGGGCGTGAATAATCCAAAAATTCTAAGGTGAAATCAAAATTGAGGTAGGCTACCATCAAAGCAAAAGCCGGTATCGCTATTACCAGCCCTGCGTATTTCATGCGGGGTGAAAGCAAAAATCGGGGTGACATAAAATATGTTTTAAATGTACACCCCAAATGTAAAATTTATTTGTCTAAATGTCAAATAAACTTTACACAAATTTTTGTTAATCAGCGTAAACCCGCGTGATCAAATATCAAAGCGGTCCAACTCCATCACCTTCACCCAGGCTGCCACAAAATCCTTCAGGAATTTCTGCTCTCCATCTGCACAGGCATAAACCTCAGCCAGTGCCCGAAGTTCAGAATTGGAACCGAATACCAGATCTGCCCGGGTGCCTGTCCATTTCTTCTCACCCGTTCTGCGATCGCGGGCTTCAAACACCTCCTTGGTTTCATCCACAGCGGTCCAGGCACAAGTCAGGTCAATCAGATTGACAAAGAAATCATTGGTCAATTGACCGGGTCGTTTGGTAAATACCCCATGTTTGCTCTGGCCATGGTTGATATCCAATACCCGCAAGCCCCCGAGCAAGGCGGTCATCTCCGGGGCGGTCAATGTGAGGAGTTGTGCTTTGTCGATCAGGAACGCCTCGGTAGAAGTGGTTTTTCTGTTCTTTTTGTAGTTGCGGAAACCATCAGCCGCTGGTTCCAATACGGCAAACGATTCAACATCGGTTTGCTCCTGGCTGGCATCGCCGCGACCGGGAGTGAAAGGCACATGGATGGAATGTCCCGCTTTTTTGGCGGCCTCTTCTATTGCAGCAGAACCACCCAGCACAATCAGGTCAGCAATGGAAACACGCTTGCCATTGTTTGCCGCATTAAATTCTTGCTGAATTTTCTCCAGGGTATCCAACACTTTTGCCAAACGCAAAGGCTCATTCACTTCCCAGTATTTCTGAGGGGCCAGGCGGATCCTTGCTCCATTTGCGCCACCACGCT from Chitinophagales bacterium carries:
- a CDS encoding HAMP domain-containing histidine kinase, with product MKIQAKTTLLFTILTATIFLILNIVVYIFISSFANNDFHKRLELRARISSKYRFEQGEVSTEAFREIEKQYLERLPEEQAIILKLDSVTGPGKKPIPKPLTEKYIADITKADGATVFDQIRFRHFAGFLYKDESGNYIVIKSATNEYGTEMMRHLAIIKFVNLIFAVALIYTVGRYFSKKTFKPFRDIINRVKQINEGNLHLRLKEQEGADEIAELTSTFNLMLNRLETAFEIQNNFVSNASHELRTPLTAIVAEADLALSKERTVEGYQQSLVQITKQAEKLQELTRGLLSLAQTGFDGKRQRWEAIRLDQLLFDVKENCDAIVPDNKIEIRIDEMPEEESRSRVQGNYNLLVMAISNIVMNACKYSDNSKVSIHLYFRGKNAEIWVVDKGIGIPADELKYIYNPFFRASNTSRYEGYGIGMPLSNNIIRLHKGAIEVKSVENEGTTVKIGLPLVDNKTKE
- a CDS encoding response regulator transcription factor, with translation MKILLVEDEPYVAGIINKGLTEKGYSISVAPEGNVGLQMALAHSFDVLILDIMLPGMSGMELCRRLRENKIHSPILFLTALGTTENIVAGLEAGGDDYLVKPFKFAELEARLKSLNRRKSLVVQEEDVQELDTIRIDFKSKLVERDGVPVALTSTEFRLLEFFVRNKNRVLSRMEILEKVWGIDFNMGTNVVDVYVNYLRKKISNNPDKKFIQTVVGMGYMLKA
- a CDS encoding TIGR03067 domain-containing protein, translated to MRITIKLALACSCILAFSAFSFQRTIQDKYPLNGEWKPIRQEMGGRAMPPEYYAKHLLVLQDTNYVFTAESVDIGVSKYADGKMDITGKEGVNTGRSFKALYELKKDTLSICYNLKGDQYPASLSTQGQPMYFLSVYIRNNKE
- a CDS encoding helix-turn-helix transcriptional regulator — its product is MKNNIRIERARLNITQADLAEKVSVSRQTINAMESNKYVPSTVLALKIAKVFGMAVEELFLLEEGD